The proteins below are encoded in one region of Apium graveolens cultivar Ventura chromosome 4, ASM990537v1, whole genome shotgun sequence:
- the LOC141718724 gene encoding uncharacterized protein LOC141718724 → MQHCHAFECLDRSLRDLMKVVYPKHYHIPFGGITVVLGGDFRQILPVIPYGDRADIVSANITRSRLWAACKVFILKHNMRLSKGNSDERNEVLSIFARWLLDIGEGQNYISKDEGPSCTEFEVQIPPQFCNVEQSNSVEKMMAAIYPNFLTNFKFPEYLSERAKAWDAIKIVTLCADKVKAAHTQTLKGEFEYLKMRETDQLDDVYMKLNNFVTNIRILGEKIEEAYVVKQLLRPIPSKFLQISSSIEQFGNLEEISVQEVIGSLKAYEERLRGSTESMQG, encoded by the coding sequence ATGCAACATTGTCATGCATTTGAATGTTTAGACAGATCTTTAAGGGATTTGATGAAGGTTGTTTACCCAAAACATTATCATATACCATTtggtggaattactgtggtgcTTGGTGGGGATTTTCGACAAATTCTCCCTGTCATACCCTACGGAGATCGTGCTGATATTGTCTCTGCCAACATTACCAGGTCTAGATTATGGGCTGCATGTAAAGTCTTTATTTTGAAGCACAACATGCGTCTTAGCAAAGGTAATTCTGATGAACGTAATGAAGTATTGAGTATATTTGCCCGATGGTTACTAGATATTGGTGAAGGTCAAAATTACATTTCTAAGGATGAAGGTCCTTCATGTACCGAGTTTGAAGTTCAGATTCCTCCTCAATTCTGTAATGTTGAGCAATCTAACTCTGTTGAGAAAATGATGGCTGCAATCTATCCAAATTTtctcaccaacttcaaattcccAGAATATCTTAGTGAGCGAGCTAAAGCTTGGGACGCTATTAAGATAGTGACCTTATGTGCAGATAAGGTCAAAGCGGCACATACGCAGACACTAAAGGGTGAGTTTGAATATTTGAAGATGAGAGAAACAGACCAGTTGGATGACGTTTACATGAAGTTAAACAACTTTGTTACCAATATTAGAATATTGGGAGAGAAAATTGAGGAAGCTTATGTGGTGAAACAACTGCTCAGACCCATTCCCTCAAAATTCTTACAAATTTCTTCTTCCATAGAACAATTTGGGAATTTGGAGGAGATATCGGTACAAGAGGTTATTGGTTCACTTAAGGCTTATGAAGAAAGGCTTCGTGGATCTACTGAATCGATGCAGGGATAA
- the LOC141718726 gene encoding uncharacterized protein LOC141718726, whose translation MGERNEQKEGGFVNAAGFVGSKRYMQQNFQDALAVCRHGLPHVRILIWLDVASKINLKSSVDKYVSAEIPDHLLDPVGYVAVKAFMIHGPCGVEFPNSPSAYHIFGFDIHHRSIVISRLSFHLPGQKNCTFRANESLEKVASRAQFKNSKLEDFFLLNWRNENAREFTYDEIPRHYVWNDAQMTWTVRKRGLVIGRLVYTLHSTGEIWISHLLLSKICDPTSFESLITVNGVLYPSFTDACKEHGFLDNDNEWHEVIAECSKYGFAPQIRELFVHIIVIAKRLKSGKPDLNLTEEHINLFALVEIDYLLKSVGKTLKNYPQIPQPPSMYIEQGRNRLIMEETGYDRTDMEAQYKDLYCKLNEEQMEVHNHVLDAVGKNEGGFSLFTTVVGAVKHIFGELLFVNLKLKEK comes from the exons ATGGGGGAAAGAAATGAACAAAAGGAAGGGGGATTTGTTAACGCAG CTGGTTTTGTTGGTTCCAAACGTTACATGCAGCAAAATTTTCAAGACGCCCTTGCCGTTTGCCGTCAT GGTTTACCACACGTGCGCATACTTATTTGGTTGGATGTTGCCTCAAAGATTAATTTGAAGTCCAGCGTTGACAAGTACGTATCCGCTGAGATTCCTGATCATTTACTCGACCCTGTTGGTTATGTAGCCGTGAAAGCTTTTATGATTCATGGTCCCTGTGGAGTCGAGTTTCCGAATTCCCCGT CTGCCTACCATATTTTTGGCTTTGACATACATCATCGATCAATAGTTATTTCGCGACTATCATTTCACTTGCCTGGGCAAAAGAATTGTACATTTCGAGCTAATGAGTCATTGGAGAAGGTTGCTTCTAGAGCTCAGTTTAAAAATAGTAAACTTGAAGATTTTTTTCTGTTAAATTGGAGAAATGAGAATGCCCGAGAGTTCACATATGATGAGATTCCAAGGCATTATGTTTGGAATGATGCGCAAATGACTTGGACTGTTAGGAAAAGAGGTTTGGTCATTGGTAGATTGGTTTATACACTTCATAGTACTGGTGAAATATGGATCTCACATTTGTTACTTTCTAAGATCTGCGATCCTACATCATTTGAGTCATTAATAACAGTGAACGGTGTTCTGTATCCTTCATTTACAGATGCATGCAAAGAACATGGATTTCTTGATAATGACAATGAATGGCATGAAGTAATTGCTGAATGTTCGAAATATGGATTTGCACCTCAGATTCGGGAATTATTTGTTCATATTATTGTAATTGCCAA ACGTTTAAAATCTGGGAAGCCTGATCTCAATCTAACAGAGGAACATATTAACTTATTTGCCCTTGTAG AAATTGATTATTTGCTTAAATCAGTGGGCAAGACTCTAAAAAACTACCCTCAAATTCCTCAGCCTCCATCAATGTACATAGAACAAGGTAGGAATAGGTTGATAATGGAGGAAACCGGTTATGACAGGACAGATATGGAAGCTCAATACAAAGATTTGTATTGTAAACTTAATGAAGAACAAATGGAAGTACATAATCATGTCCTTGATGCTGTTGGAAAAAATGAAGGTGGTTTTTCTTTGTTTACGACAGTGGTGGGTGCGGTAAAACATATCTTTGGAGAACTTTTATTTGTAAACTTAAAGCTGAAGGAAAAATAG